A genomic segment from Schistocerca piceifrons isolate TAMUIC-IGC-003096 chromosome 4, iqSchPice1.1, whole genome shotgun sequence encodes:
- the LOC124795347 gene encoding uncharacterized protein LOC124795347 has translation MNELKTKLVFNAVPNPEPLEEPADVENEDNTRQHSDYEMHQGSCSPPAREPVHSSPDTSLPTDLTPRKRKLTQRINEQKLKLAKQRKKLWRMRHLATKKPDVKAVATEAVKHMSPKCGTLFGMQLLHKPFTPWTEAERRLSLSLFYKSPAAYDHLRREVGMKLPSKKIIQKWVSEMDIKAGTETKLFEHLVEKVKTMDDSCRDCVLVFDEMSVRKCLSYCAKYDVVEGYEDFGSLGRTSKVATQALMFLVRGLRQKWKLPVAYFTSCKQTKSDVMKQLLFVVLEKLFTVGLKVRCIVCDQGSNNRSLVRDLCVTT, from the exons ATGAATGAGTTGAAAACAAAACTAGTATTTAACGCTGTGCCAAATCCAGAACCTCTGGAAGAGCCTGCAGACGTAGAAAACGAAGACAACACTAGACAACACAGCGATTACGAAATGCACCAAGGAAGCTGTTCGCCACCTGCCCGTGAGCCAGTCCATAGTTCGCCGGATACGTCGCTGCCAACAGATTTAACACCAAGAAAACGAAAGCTGACACAAAGAATTAATGAGCAAAAGTTAAAATTGGCGAAGCAGAGGAAAAAACTGTGGAGAATGCGACATCTTGCCACGAAGAAGCCTGATGTAAAAGCTGTGGCAACAGAGGCTGTTAAGCATATGTCTCCAAAATGTGGAACATTATTTGGTATGCAGCTTCTACACAA GCCTTTCACTCCTTGGACAGAAGCGGAGAGACGGCTGTCGTTGAGTTTATTTTATaaaagtcctgctgcatatgacCACTTAAGAAGAGAAGTTGGAATGAAACTACCttcgaaaaaaattattcagaagtgGGTCAGTGAAATGGATATTAAAGCGGGCACAGAAACTAAACTATTTGAACATCTTGTAGAAAAAGTGAAGACAATGGATGATAGTTGCCGAGATTGTGTATTGGTGTTCGACGAAATGAGTGTGAGGAAGTGTCTCAGCTACTGCGCTAAGTATGATGTCGTTGAGGGCTATGAAGATTTTGGTAGCCTCGGACGTACGTCTAAGGTGGCAACACAGGCTCTCATGTTCCTCGTTCGTGGGCTGCGTCAAAAATGGAAATTACCTGTTGCCTATTTTACGTCTTGCAAACAGACTAAATCTGATGTAATGAAACAGTTGCTGTTCGTTGTATTAGAGAAACTTTTTACTGTTGGTTTAAAGGTTCGTTGCATTGTTTGTGACCAAGGGTCCAATAACCGCTCATTAGTGCGTGATCTCTGTGTTACAACTTAA